Proteins co-encoded in one Spirosoma endbachense genomic window:
- a CDS encoding RNA polymerase sigma factor: MQQTSLPHEQHHPATTTDSFETLYSQYVHKVFQKCLSMTHDSETAQDYTQDIFIKAFTKLDRFQSRSAISTWLYAIAHNYCLDQLRLGKRFSTEALSDELTNSFKDAEDAESTHSSLQRLEGVLDQLPPDEVLLLRLKHEQGLSIKELSDRYQLTESAIKMRLKRSRDKLVAMYADFV; encoded by the coding sequence ATGCAACAAACTAGCCTGCCCCATGAGCAACATCATCCGGCGACTACCACTGATTCCTTTGAGACACTCTATTCTCAGTATGTCCACAAAGTCTTTCAAAAGTGTCTGTCTATGACCCATGATTCCGAGACAGCACAGGATTACACCCAGGATATTTTTATCAAAGCATTTACCAAGCTGGATCGCTTTCAAAGCCGCTCAGCAATATCTACCTGGCTGTATGCCATTGCCCACAACTACTGCCTGGATCAGCTGCGATTAGGAAAGCGATTCTCGACAGAGGCCTTATCGGATGAACTGACGAACAGTTTTAAGGATGCGGAGGATGCAGAATCAACCCACTCCTCATTACAACGGTTAGAGGGAGTATTGGATCAGCTACCGCCTGATGAGGTGCTGCTGCTTCGGCTAAAACATGAGCAGGGATTATCGATTAAGGAACTTAGCGATCGCTACCAGCTCACAGAAAGCGCGATTAAGATGAGGCTGAAGAGAAGCCGGGATAAATTAGTCGCTATGTATGCCGATTTTGTTTGA
- a CDS encoding DUF6686 family protein: protein MNHNHHHDGGSFRTFAENEFGYVGICEGCRTINVAFQNSLFCLTLDQIGAFTKLIADRLTTRPFCTTHGKKLILATPVPNYFLLFSEADLTNLCALLTEAAPILEAERILDRCRMN, encoded by the coding sequence ATGAATCACAATCATCATCACGACGGCGGATCGTTTAGAACCTTTGCCGAGAACGAATTTGGGTACGTAGGGATATGTGAAGGTTGCCGCACGATCAACGTAGCGTTTCAGAATTCGCTGTTTTGCCTTACACTCGATCAGATTGGCGCCTTTACCAAACTGATCGCTGATCGGCTGACCACGCGCCCCTTTTGCACCACTCATGGTAAGAAGTTGATTTTGGCAACGCCAGTGCCAAACTACTTTCTGCTGTTTTCGGAAGCAGATTTGACTAATCTCTGTGCGCTTCTAACCGAGGCAGCACCGATCCTGGAGGCCGAACGCATTTTGGATCGGTGCCGCATGAACTGA
- a CDS encoding M3 family metallopeptidase translates to MKFGLTLLALTILMTAFAPDVDLVDSATNPFFSPYNTPFGVPPFDQIKPEHFEPAIEEGIRQQTAEMATITKQTAAPTFANTIEAVEASGDLLRRVNIVLGNLNGANTNDQLQKIAQTVAPKLAKHSDDVMLNPLLFKRVKTVYEDRSKLKLSGDQLRLLEKMYRNFVRNGAALTLDKQDRLRQINGELSVLTLKFGQNLLAENNAYTLVIDKAEDLSGLPASVVAAAAEEARKRNLADGKSAQQWVFTLQNPSIMPFLQYADNRSLREKIFRAYLERGNHNDEHDNKAIMANMVALRAEKAQLLGYDNHAAYVLEESMAQTPEKVAQLLNQLWSATVPVARQEAADLQAMMDKEAVSDRNKGEKLASWDWRYYAEKLRKEKFALDEQELRPYFSLESVREGIFTLTNRLYGLRFERRTDVPVYHPDAMAYEVKEADGRHLGLIYMDFYPRASKRGGAWMTSYRRQEVENGKKITPVVSIVCNFSKPSGNAPALLTLNETSTFFHEFGHALHGLLSNVHYGSQSGTSVPRDFVELPSQIMENWAVEPEMLKLFAKHYQTGAVIPDALVDKIKRTSLFNQGFETSEYLAASLLDMAYHTLKPGQAPSDVVAFEKQAMDKIGLIDQIPPRYRSTYFQHIFSGGYSAGYYSYIWSAVLDADAFEVFKQKGLFDAKSAQSFRKNILERGGTEDPMTLYRKFRGGEPDIKPLLRRRGLMKDV, encoded by the coding sequence ATGAAATTTGGACTAACTCTATTAGCGCTGACTATCCTGATGACAGCTTTTGCACCTGACGTCGATCTGGTCGATTCCGCGACAAATCCGTTCTTTAGCCCCTACAACACGCCGTTTGGTGTTCCACCCTTCGATCAGATAAAGCCCGAGCATTTTGAGCCAGCGATTGAGGAGGGTATTCGGCAGCAAACAGCCGAAATGGCAACCATCACCAAACAGACAGCGGCCCCAACTTTTGCCAACACCATCGAAGCGGTTGAAGCCAGTGGTGATTTGCTCCGTCGGGTCAACATTGTTTTGGGTAATCTCAACGGGGCTAATACCAATGATCAATTACAGAAAATTGCCCAGACGGTAGCCCCCAAACTAGCCAAACACAGTGACGATGTAATGCTCAATCCGCTGTTATTTAAGCGGGTGAAAACCGTTTATGAAGATCGCAGCAAGCTCAAACTATCGGGCGATCAACTGCGGCTGCTGGAAAAGATGTACAGGAACTTTGTGAGGAACGGTGCGGCATTGACCCTTGATAAGCAGGACCGCCTGCGGCAAATTAACGGCGAACTGTCTGTACTGACACTGAAGTTTGGCCAGAATCTGCTGGCTGAAAATAATGCATATACGCTGGTCATCGACAAAGCTGAAGATCTGAGTGGTTTGCCCGCTTCAGTCGTAGCTGCAGCCGCTGAGGAAGCCAGGAAGCGAAATCTGGCAGATGGCAAGTCGGCTCAACAGTGGGTGTTCACTCTGCAAAACCCAAGCATTATGCCGTTTTTGCAATATGCTGACAACCGGAGCCTGCGTGAGAAAATTTTCCGGGCCTACCTCGAACGAGGCAATCACAATGACGAGCATGACAACAAGGCAATCATGGCAAACATGGTGGCACTACGGGCCGAAAAAGCCCAGTTGCTGGGTTACGACAACCATGCCGCTTACGTGCTGGAAGAAAGTATGGCCCAAACCCCGGAGAAAGTAGCCCAATTGTTGAATCAGCTTTGGTCGGCAACCGTCCCCGTTGCCAGGCAGGAAGCCGCCGACTTGCAGGCGATGATGGACAAAGAAGCGGTTTCGGACCGGAACAAAGGCGAGAAACTGGCCAGCTGGGACTGGCGCTATTATGCCGAGAAACTACGTAAAGAAAAGTTCGCCCTCGACGAGCAGGAATTACGACCCTACTTCTCCCTGGAAAGTGTGCGGGAGGGTATTTTCACGCTTACCAACCGGCTCTATGGCCTGCGCTTCGAGCGTCGTACCGACGTGCCGGTGTACCATCCAGATGCTATGGCGTATGAGGTCAAAGAGGCAGATGGGCGACATCTGGGGTTGATCTATATGGATTTTTACCCAAGAGCCAGCAAACGCGGTGGCGCCTGGATGACCAGCTATCGTCGGCAGGAAGTCGAAAATGGCAAGAAAATAACGCCGGTTGTTTCCATTGTCTGCAATTTCTCCAAACCGAGTGGCAATGCGCCTGCGCTGCTGACCTTAAACGAAACCAGCACTTTCTTCCACGAGTTTGGCCACGCCCTGCATGGGTTGCTGTCAAATGTTCATTATGGCAGCCAGTCAGGTACATCGGTACCCCGCGATTTTGTAGAACTACCGTCGCAGATTATGGAAAACTGGGCCGTTGAACCCGAAATGCTGAAACTGTTCGCCAAACATTATCAGACTGGCGCTGTCATTCCCGATGCGCTCGTCGACAAGATCAAACGGACCAGCCTGTTCAATCAGGGCTTTGAAACCAGTGAGTATTTAGCCGCTTCGCTGCTCGATATGGCCTACCATACGCTGAAGCCGGGTCAGGCCCCTTCAGATGTAGTAGCCTTCGAGAAACAGGCAATGGACAAGATTGGCCTTATCGATCAGATTCCTCCACGCTATCGGAGCACCTACTTTCAGCACATCTTCTCGGGTGGCTATTCGGCGGGTTATTACAGTTACATCTGGTCGGCGGTTCTCGATGCCGATGCCTTCGAGGTGTTCAAACAAAAGGGGCTGTTTGATGCAAAATCAGCCCAGTCGTTTCGTAAAAACATTCTCGAACGGGGCGGCACTGAGGATCCGATGACGCTCTACCGCAAATTCCGGGGTGGTGAACCCGATATTAAGCCCCTGCTTCGCCGACGTGGGTTAATGAAGGACGTATAA
- a CDS encoding PadR family transcriptional regulator — MKGTQLGEFEEIVLLTIALLYDDAHSIAVVEKLSQRLERPISLGAVHRTMQRLEEKGLVISRFGEATPERGGRRKRLFTITIAGEQSLREVRHIRNELWEGIPKTAFDHLT, encoded by the coding sequence ATGAAAGGCACCCAATTAGGCGAGTTCGAAGAGATTGTCTTACTGACGATTGCTTTACTCTATGATGATGCCCACAGTATAGCCGTTGTGGAAAAACTGAGTCAACGTTTAGAGCGGCCTATAAGCTTAGGAGCCGTTCACCGAACCATGCAACGATTAGAAGAAAAAGGCCTGGTTATTTCCCGCTTTGGCGAAGCGACGCCCGAACGAGGTGGACGACGCAAACGCCTGTTTACGATAACTATAGCGGGTGAACAATCCCTGCGGGAAGTGCGACATATCCGGAATGAGTTGTGGGAAGGTATTCCAAAAACCGCTTTTGATCACCTGACATGA
- a CDS encoding ABC transporter permease — translation MNRKNKTHQDPPGWAERLLARITAPHIREEVLGDLYELFQKRVQRYGYMKARLLYVLEMLLLLHPRLWRKQAQSAHLYTKPTDYSTPNPLVMLSNYVKIALRKLNRHKSYTLINVVSLSLGIACTILIFTLVKYHLSFDTFHANQDRIYRIYTELHTEKVTYSTGVPSPMGEAFQGGYSVAEEVGRIAFFKKRVVSVSPEKKFEEDIAFADPDFLSIFNFPLIQGNSKIALQERNTALITDRIAKKYFGTQDPIGKLLRVDNSLSVRITGILQNLPPNTDFHTEIYIPFSNLQEHSPWIVEKDWWLGFNKEMQCFIRLKPGVSAATVDSRILTAISNKYYDKEMAKQFRFKLQPLADVHFNPKLRGYTEKKNLWTFALIGFFLVVTACVNFINLATAQALGRSREIGVRKALGSQRGAIFWQFITETGLIAGSALIIAFGLAYVALPFVNQWFDIELSLNPLTDTDLLVFLLLLLLVVIFCSGAYPGLILARFQPVLALKGKLSQQAVGGFSLRKGLVVTQFAISQLLIIGTLIITNQLRYSQQADMGFRKDAIVILPVPDNKKSKINTLGAQLSEMSGVENVTFFDTPPATEFLGSTSFRFDSRPKAEAFNISIKSADHQYIPTFKIPILAGRNLNPSDTIREYLLNETAVKSLGLASLQDVIGKSATINGRSGTIVGVIKDFHFKSFRVAIEPLCLTTWGEVYNSCGVKVNPANLGPTLSGFEKAWKAMYPSSIFTYRFLDEDIERFYKLDNMLLRLIQAFAAIAIFVGCLGLYGLVSFMAAQKTKEIGVRKVLGASTASILWLFGKEFFRLLLVAFMLAAPLAWWLMDRWLNNFVYRVELGAGIFILAILITLIVALLTVGFRSVKAALMNPIKTLRTE, via the coding sequence ATGAATCGAAAAAATAAAACACATCAGGATCCCCCAGGCTGGGCTGAGCGGCTGCTGGCACGAATTACGGCTCCTCATATCCGGGAAGAAGTTTTGGGTGATCTGTATGAATTATTTCAAAAGCGAGTACAGCGGTATGGGTACATGAAAGCCCGACTATTGTATGTGCTGGAAATGCTGTTGCTGTTACATCCCCGGCTTTGGCGTAAACAAGCCCAATCAGCCCATTTATACACGAAACCGACTGATTATTCAACACCAAACCCACTGGTTATGCTAAGCAATTATGTTAAAATCGCTTTGAGAAAACTGAATCGGCACAAATCATACACGCTGATCAATGTGGTAAGCCTAAGCCTTGGGATTGCCTGTACTATTCTGATTTTTACATTGGTCAAATACCATCTGAGTTTTGATACGTTCCATGCAAATCAAGACCGGATCTATCGTATTTATACAGAGCTTCATACCGAAAAAGTGACCTACAGCACGGGCGTTCCCAGTCCGATGGGTGAAGCCTTCCAAGGTGGCTATAGTGTCGCGGAAGAAGTCGGACGAATCGCCTTCTTTAAAAAACGCGTGGTTTCCGTATCGCCGGAGAAAAAGTTTGAGGAAGATATTGCGTTTGCCGATCCGGATTTTCTGAGCATTTTCAATTTCCCACTAATCCAGGGCAACTCGAAAATAGCCTTGCAGGAACGCAATACTGCCCTGATCACGGACCGAATCGCAAAAAAATACTTTGGAACCCAGGATCCTATCGGCAAGCTTCTACGGGTGGATAATTCCCTGTCGGTCAGAATTACGGGCATTCTTCAGAACCTCCCTCCCAACACGGATTTTCATACGGAAATTTATATTCCCTTCAGCAATTTGCAGGAACACAGCCCCTGGATAGTCGAAAAAGACTGGTGGTTAGGTTTCAACAAGGAGATGCAGTGTTTTATCCGACTCAAACCAGGTGTATCGGCGGCTACGGTCGATTCAAGGATTCTTACGGCGATTTCCAACAAATACTATGACAAAGAGATGGCGAAGCAGTTTCGATTTAAATTACAGCCGCTCGCCGATGTCCATTTTAATCCGAAACTGCGGGGCTATACCGAGAAAAAAAACCTCTGGACCTTTGCCCTGATCGGTTTTTTCCTGGTCGTTACGGCCTGTGTCAATTTTATTAATCTGGCAACAGCTCAGGCGCTCGGGCGCTCCCGGGAAATCGGGGTTCGAAAAGCATTGGGCAGCCAGCGAGGAGCGATTTTCTGGCAATTTATTACCGAAACGGGTCTCATTGCAGGATCAGCCCTGATTATCGCTTTCGGATTGGCGTACGTGGCCTTACCTTTTGTCAATCAATGGTTTGATATAGAGCTTTCGCTCAATCCATTGACAGATACGGATTTACTTGTCTTTTTACTCCTCCTGTTGCTGGTCGTGATTTTCTGTTCAGGCGCTTATCCTGGTCTGATCCTGGCTCGTTTTCAACCTGTACTGGCGCTGAAAGGGAAACTTTCCCAACAGGCGGTGGGGGGCTTTTCGTTGCGAAAGGGGTTGGTTGTCACTCAATTTGCCATCTCGCAACTGCTCATTATCGGCACGCTGATCATTACCAATCAGTTACGCTATTCACAACAGGCCGACATGGGTTTTCGGAAAGATGCGATCGTCATTCTGCCGGTACCCGATAATAAAAAGTCAAAAATCAATACGTTGGGGGCACAGCTGTCGGAAATGTCAGGTGTCGAAAACGTAACGTTTTTTGATACTCCTCCTGCAACTGAATTCCTGGGAAGCACCTCGTTTCGGTTTGATTCCCGCCCGAAAGCAGAAGCCTTTAACATATCGATTAAATCGGCGGATCACCAGTATATTCCTACGTTCAAAATACCCATTCTGGCCGGCCGTAACCTGAATCCGTCAGATACGATCAGGGAATACCTGCTTAACGAAACGGCCGTAAAATCCCTTGGTTTAGCCTCTTTACAGGATGTGATCGGCAAATCGGCTACGATCAATGGTCGATCCGGAACCATAGTCGGGGTTATAAAAGATTTCCATTTTAAGTCATTTCGTGTCGCCATTGAGCCCCTTTGCCTGACTACCTGGGGCGAGGTTTACAACAGTTGCGGGGTAAAAGTGAATCCGGCCAACCTGGGGCCAACCCTGTCTGGTTTTGAAAAAGCCTGGAAAGCCATGTACCCGTCCTCTATTTTTACATACCGTTTTCTGGACGAGGACATTGAGCGGTTCTACAAGCTGGACAACATGCTGCTTCGGCTCATTCAGGCGTTTGCCGCCATCGCGATTTTTGTGGGTTGTCTGGGTCTATACGGATTAGTGTCGTTCATGGCGGCTCAGAAAACGAAGGAAATTGGCGTACGCAAGGTATTGGGAGCGAGTACTGCCAGCATCCTTTGGCTGTTCGGGAAAGAATTTTTCCGTCTGTTACTGGTTGCCTTTATGCTAGCGGCTCCATTGGCATGGTGGCTAATGGACAGGTGGCTTAATAATTTTGTGTATCGGGTTGAGCTCGGTGCTGGCATTTTTATCCTGGCGATTCTGATTACGTTAATTGTTGCCTTACTGACTGTCGGTTTCCGAAGTGTGAAAGCCGCGCTGATGAACCCCATAAAGACTTTACGAACGGAATAG